One window from the genome of Mauremys mutica isolate MM-2020 ecotype Southern chromosome 4, ASM2049712v1, whole genome shotgun sequence encodes:
- the LOC123368413 gene encoding serine/threonine-protein kinase PAK 6-like: MFRKKKKKRPEISAPQNFQHRVHTSFDPKEGKFIGLPPQWQNILDTLKRPKPVVDPSRITRMQLQPMKTVVRGSSIEVEGYISGILNDIQKLSVISSNTLRGKSPTSRRRAQSLGLLGEDRLPDMYLQSPEVDWEDKYGNYLNCNGESKAARRQTMWPDYKPRMDGQSHPNGMVMKAKSLGPSEFQGEDGRCIQLTSVSQHQQHTYVLVGKSDKAERRSSECWPQPCLVAQVNPRPSGEGSPCPKSRENSLKRRLLRSVFPSSGDSNKSGPTLQIKSNAFFRPQQWGSPRSPSTKAQSLPPDQPAPDLTRMISEAGTPQKSPTERATTLPQGRPSPAGSPRNRHTQTSSSNLHLSQDSSAKGQLANEDPVVVTHEQFKAALRMVVDQGDPRTLLENYVKIGEGSTGIVCIAREKHSGRQVAVKMMDLRKQQRRELLFNEVVIMRDYQHVNVVEMYKSYLVGEELWVLMEFLQGGALTDIVSQIRLNEEQIATVCESVLQALAYLHSQGVIHRDIKSDSILLTLDGRVKLSDFGFCAQISKDVPKRKSLVGTPYWMAPEVISRAPYTTEVDIWSLGIMVIEMVDGEPPYFSDSPVQAMKRLRDNSPPKLKNSHKTSPVLRDFLERMLTRDPLERATAQELLDHPFLLQTGLPECLVPLIQQYRKRTSTC, from the exons ATGTTTCGCAAAAAGAAGAAGAAACGACCGGAGATCTCTGCTCCGCAGAACTTCCAGCATCGGGTCCACACCTCGTTCGATCCAAAGGAGGGTAAATTCATTGGCCTGCCCCCTCAATGGCAGAATATTCTAGACACCCTAAAACGTCCAAAGCCAGTTGTAGACCCTTCAAGAATCACCAGGATGCAGCTTCAACCTATGAAG ACTgtagtgaggggcagcagcatcGAAGTGGAGGGATATATCTCTGGGATACTGAACGATATTCAGAAGCTTTCTGTCATCAGTTCCAACACTCTAAGGGGAAAGAGCCCGACCAGCAGGAGGAGAGCCCAGTCACTTGGACTTTTGGGAGAGGACAGGCTCCCAGACATGTATCTTCAGAGCCCTGAGGTTGACTGGGAAGACAAATATGGAAACTACCTCAACTGCAATGGTGAAAGCAAAGCAGCCCGAAGGCAGACTATGTGGCCAGATTATAAACCCAGGATGGATGGGCAATCTCATCCCAATGGTATGGTAATGAAAGCAAAGTCCCTTGGGCCTTCAGAATTCCAAGGTGAGGATGGGCGCTGCATCCAGCTCACTTCAGTTTCGCAGCACCAACAGCACACCTATGTTCTGGTTGGGAAGAGTGATAAGGCTGAAAGAAGAAGCTCAGAATGCTGGCCCCAGCCTTGCCTGGTGGCACAAGTGAATCCCAGGCCttctggggaggggagccctTGTCCCAAATCGAGGGAAAACAGCTTGAAACGGAGGCTGTTACGAAGTGTGTTTCCCTCATCCGGTGACTCAAATAAGTCAGGCCCCACCCTGCAGATTAAG TCTAATGCTTTCTTCAGGCCCCAGCAATGGGGTTCTCCACGCAGCCCTTCAACCAAAGCCCAGTCTCTTCCGCCTGATCAGCCAGCACCAGATTTAACCAGGATGATTTCAGAAGCTGGTACCCCCCAGAAGAGCCCAACTGAGAGGGCAACTACATTGCCACAGGGCAGGCCATCACCAGCAGGATCCCCCCGAAACAGACACACTCAGACCAGTTCCAGCAACCTTCACCTGTCCCAAGACTCTTCCGCTAAAGGACAGTTGGCCAATGAAGACCCTGTGGTCGTGACTCATGAGCAGTTCAAGGCCGCACTCCGAATGGTTGTGGACCAGGGTGATCCCCGGACATTGCTGGAGAACTATGTAAAGATTGGTGAAGGATCCACAGGCATTGTCTGCATTGCTCGTGAGAAGCATTCAGGGCGACAGGTGGCAGTAAAGATGATGGACCTGAGAAAGCAGCAGCGACGGGAACTTCTTTTTAATGAG GTGGTGATAATGAGAGACTATCAGCACGTCAATGTGGTGGAGATGTATAAAAGCTACCTGGTGGGAGAGGAACTCTGGGTGCTCATGGAATTTTTGCAGGGAGGAGCCCTCACCGACATTGTCTCTCAAATCAG GCTAAACGAGGAACAAATTGCGACAGTGTGTGAGTCAGTGCTGCAAGCCCTTGCATACTTGCATTCCCAGGGTGTGATTCACAGAGACATTAAGAGCGACTCCATTCTCCTGACCCTTGATGGAAGG GTGAAACTCTCAGATTTTGGCTTCTGTGCTCAGATCAGTAAAGATGTACCAAAAAGGAAGTCCCTGGTAGGAACTCCATACTGGATGGCTCCGGAGGTTATTTCAAGGGCCCCATACACTACTGAG gtggaTATCTGGTCTCTAGGGATCATGGTGATAGAGATGGTGGATGGAGAACCCCCCTATTTCAGTGACTCACCAGTCCAAGCAATGAAGAGACTCCGTGACAATTCTCCTCCTAAACTGAAAAATTCTCACAAG ACTTCTCCAGTTCTGAGAGACTTCCTGGAACGGATGTTGACACGAGATCCCCTAGAAAGAGCAACAGCACAAGAGCTTCTGGATCACCCCTTCTTGCTCCAGACTGGACTTCCAGAGTGCCTAGTCCCCCTTATTCAGCAGTACAGGAAGCGCACCTCCACCTGCTGA
- the SPR gene encoding sepiapterin reductase codes for MAAGERAGKRQLSLGKAACILTGASRGFGRSLALLLAPWLETGSVLIPVARSQGGLAELEAELRSSFPSLKVHSVQADLGTEDGLQLVLRAVQDKLPGAADLERLLVINNAGSLGDISKSFLDFTSPAEVNSYFAFNVTSALCLTSSILKAFPGHPGLCKTVVNISSLCALKPFKSWTLYCTGKASRDMMFQVLALENPDVRVLSYAPGPLDTEMQQLARTTSGDPDMRQQFLRMKQSGQLLDCGVSAQKLVALLLDDTFASGAHVDFYEI; via the coding sequence ATGGCAGCTGGAGAAAGAGCCGGGAAAAGGCAGCTCTCCTTGGGCAAGGCCGCCTGCATCCTCACCGGGGCATCCCGGGGCTTCGGCCGgagcctggccctgctgctggccccgtggcTGGAAACTGGCTCCGTCCTGATCCCGGTGGCCCGATCGCAGGGGGGCTTGGCcgagctggaggctgagctgcgGTCCAGTTTCCCCAGCTTGAAAGTGCATTCCGTGCAGGCTGATCTGGGCACGGAGGACGGGCTACAGCTGGTGCTCCGAGCAGTCCAGGACAAGCTGCCGGGAGCAGCTGATCTGGAGCGGCTCCTCGTCATCAACAACGCGGGATCACTTGGAGACATTTCCAAATCCTTTCTGGATTTCACCAGCCCAGCCGAAGTCAACAGCTACTTTGCCTTCAATGTCACCTCGGCGCTCTGCCTCACATCCTCCATCCTGAAGGCCTTCCCGGGGCACCCTGGCTTGTGCAAGACTGTTGTGAACATCTCCTCACTGTGTGCCCTGAAGCCCTTCAAGAGCTGGACGTTGTACTGCACTGGGAAGGCCTCGCGGGACATGATGTTCCAGGTGCTGGCCCTTGAAAACCCGGACGTTAGAGTGCTCAGCTATGCCCCAGGGCCGCTGGACACGGAGATGCAGCAGCTGGCCCGCACAACGTCCGGAGACCCGGACATGCGCCAGCAGTTCCTCCGCATGAAGCAGAGTGGGCAGCTGCTGGACTGCGGCGTGTCCGCCCAGAAGCTAGTGGCTCTGCTGCTGGACGACACGTTCGCCTCTGGGGCACACGTAGACTTCTATGAAATCTAA